The following are from one region of the Rhizobium sullae genome:
- the galU gene encoding UTP--glucose-1-phosphate uridylyltransferase GalU, which translates to MGQQKKVRKAVFPVAGLGTRFLPATKAVPKEMLTVVDKPIIQYVIDEALEAGIEHFVFVTGRNKHIIEDYFDIHFELEQTLKERSKQAEMTLLANQLPKAGTVSFTRQQEPLGLGHAVWCAREIVGDEPFALLLPDMIMKVEGKGCMKGMIDLYAQSGGNIIAVEECDPEQAHRYGIVGAGEPIGEGFRITGMVEKPAKGTAPSNFFINGRYILQPEIFKILETQERGAGNEIQLTDGMLKLLKEQDFAGYHFRGTTYDCGAKDGFILANVAFALERADIRPTVEDGFKALLKGL; encoded by the coding sequence GTGGGACAGCAGAAAAAAGTTCGTAAAGCGGTATTTCCGGTTGCAGGTTTGGGGACACGGTTCCTCCCGGCCACCAAAGCCGTTCCGAAGGAAATGCTGACTGTCGTCGATAAACCGATCATCCAGTATGTGATCGACGAGGCGCTCGAAGCCGGCATTGAACACTTCGTTTTCGTGACGGGCCGCAACAAGCATATCATCGAAGACTATTTCGACATTCATTTCGAACTCGAGCAAACGCTGAAGGAACGCAGCAAGCAGGCGGAAATGACGCTGCTCGCCAATCAGCTTCCGAAAGCAGGCACGGTCAGCTTCACACGTCAGCAGGAGCCGCTCGGCCTCGGCCACGCCGTATGGTGCGCCCGAGAGATCGTCGGCGACGAACCTTTCGCCCTGCTGCTGCCGGACATGATCATGAAGGTGGAAGGCAAGGGCTGCATGAAGGGCATGATCGATCTCTATGCCCAGAGCGGTGGCAACATCATCGCCGTTGAAGAGTGCGATCCGGAGCAGGCGCACAGATACGGCATCGTGGGAGCGGGCGAACCGATCGGCGAGGGTTTCCGCATCACTGGTATGGTCGAAAAGCCAGCCAAAGGCACTGCACCCTCCAACTTCTTCATCAACGGCCGCTACATCCTGCAGCCGGAAATCTTCAAGATCCTCGAGACGCAGGAGCGCGGTGCCGGCAATGAAATCCAGCTGACCGACGGCATGCTGAAGTTGCTCAAGGAACAGGATTTTGCAGGCTACCACTTCCGTGGCACGACCTACGACTGCGGCGCGAAGGATGGTTTCATCCTGGCCAACGTGGCGTTCGCACTCGAACGTGCGGATATTCGCCCGACCGTCGAAGACGGTTTCAAGGCACTGCTGAAAGGCCTTTGA